One window from the genome of Pyxicephalus adspersus chromosome 6, UCB_Pads_2.0, whole genome shotgun sequence encodes:
- the LOC140332726 gene encoding LOW QUALITY PROTEIN: olfactory receptor 11L1-like (The sequence of the model RefSeq protein was modified relative to this genomic sequence to represent the inferred CDS: inserted 1 base in 1 codon), which translates to MYSENITVPHFLLLGFKNLHTFRXFIFILFLVIYIFTLSGNILIILLVATNARLRSPMYFLLSNLSLSEVVFTTNIVPNMLQNLLSEDGSISFTRCLTQYYIFSSTATTECLLLAIMSYDRYMAICNPLHYASLINFQVCSHITASAWVVGFTISMITLILLCESKFCGPNVIDNFFCDLTPLIELSCSDTLIIEVESFLFATLVTLLPFVFIIVTYIFILYTIIKIPSSTGRKKAFSTCSSHLAVVSTYYGTLITMYVAPSRKQIINISKALSLLYTVVTPLLNPIVYSLRNQEIHNAITMILKKIKHFAKAFN; encoded by the exons ATGTATTCCGAAAACATAACTGTACCTCATTTTCTGCTCCTTGGATTTAAAAATCTTCACACATTCc attttatatttattttatttcttgtgatTTACATCTTTACTTTATcaggaaatattttaattattttgcttgtAGCAACCAATGCTCGCCTACGGTctccaatgtattttttacttagcAATCTATCCTTATCTGAAGTTGTTTTTACAACAAATATTGTTCCCAACATGCTACAAAACTTGTTATCAGAAGATGGCTCCATATCTTTCACCAGATGCCTAactcaatattatatttttagctCTACGGCCACAACTGAATGTTTGCTCCTTGCAATCATGTCTTATGACCGCTATATGGCAATATGCAACCCATTACATTATGCTTCTCTTATTAATTTCCAAGTCTGCAGCCACATTACTGCATCAGCATGGGTAGTCGGCTTTACTATATCAATGATAACTCTTATCCTGTTATGTGAATCAAAGTTTTGTGGCCCCAATGTGatagacaattttttttgtgatctcaCACCTCTCATTGAGCTGTCATGTTCCGACACACTAATCATAGAAGtggaatcatttttatttgcaacTCTAGTAACATTACTCCcgtttgtatttattattgtaacatacatttttatattgtataccaTTATCAAAATTCCTTCATCAACAGGTAGAAAGAAGGCTTTTTCTACTTGTAGTTCTCATCTTGCTGTTGTATCAACCTATTACGGAACTCTCATTACCATGTATGTAGCACCATCAAGAAAGCAAATAATTAATATAAGCAAAGCACTATCATTACTTTACACTGTAGTTACCCCTCTTCTAAATCCAATAGTATACAGCCTTCGGAATCAGGAAATCCACAATGCAATAACCatgattcttaaaaaaataaaacattttgcaaaagcctttaactaa